The DNA sequence AAGGAGCATGAAATGACTTGAATAGATTACGCGAAACAATTCAAACCATAAAAGATCATGATCCGGCTGCAAGGAGTACGTTGGAAGTCGTTCTGACGTACCCGGGGTTACATGCCATCCTTATATATGATATCGCTCATTTTTTTTATAAGCGAAAATGGTATACCTTCAGTCGGGTGCTTTCGCATCTGGGGCGTTTCTTGACCGGAATCGAGATCCATCCCGGAGCGACGATCGGCCATCGTCTGTTCATCGACCATGGCATGGGGATCGTCATCGGGGAGACAGCCGAAGTCGGCGATGATGTCATGATCTACCATGGCGTAACGTTGGGCGGCACCGGGAAAGACACCGGCAAGCGCCATCCCACCATCGGGAACAATGTGCTGTTGTCCGCCCATGTGCAGGTGCTGGGGCCGATCAAAATCGGCGACAATGCCAAAATCGGGGCATCCGCTGTCGTCGTCAGCGAAATTCCGCCTGATGTCACAGCAGTCGGCATCCCGGCAAAAATCGTCCGTTACCATAACCATAAGCTGAAATAAGACAAAACAACTGAATAATCAGCAAACGAAAAAGGGCGTCAGCCCTTTTTTCGAAGCTGGAAAGGAGTGCGCAATGTTAAAAATCTACAATACCCTGACGCGCGAAAAAGAAGAGTTCCAACCGATCCAAAAGAATAAGGTGGCTATGTACGTCTGCGGTCCGACCGTCTACAACTACATCCACATCGGCAACGCGCGCAGCACCGTGGCTTTCGATACCGTCCGCCGCTACCTGGAA is a window from the uncultured Trichococcus sp. genome containing:
- the epsC gene encoding serine O-acetyltransferase EpsC, whose translation is MNRLRETIQTIKDHDPAARSTLEVVLTYPGLHAILIYDIAHFFYKRKWYTFSRVLSHLGRFLTGIEIHPGATIGHRLFIDHGMGIVIGETAEVGDDVMIYHGVTLGGTGKDTGKRHPTIGNNVLLSAHVQVLGPIKIGDNAKIGASAVVVSEIPPDVTAVGIPAKIVRYHNHKLK